In Pongo abelii isolate AG06213 chromosome 5, NHGRI_mPonAbe1-v2.0_pri, whole genome shotgun sequence, a single genomic region encodes these proteins:
- the SERPINB1 gene encoding leukocyte elastase inhibitor isoform X1 has protein sequence MLHRQTLDCVFTMEQLSSANTRFALDLFLALSENNPAGNIFISPFSISSAMAMVFLGTRGNTAAQLSKTFHFNTVEEVHSRFQSLNADINKRGASYILKLANRLYGEKTYNFLPEFLASTQKTYGADLASVDFQHASEDARKTINQWVKGQTEGKIPELLASGTVDNMTKLVLVNAIYFKGNWQDKFMKEATTDAPFRLNKKDRKTVKMMYQKKKFAYGYIEDLKCRVLELPYQGKELSMVILLPDDIEDESTGLKKIEGQLTLEKLHEWTKPENLDFIEVNVSLPRFKLEESYTLNSDLTRLGVQDLFNSSKADLSGMSGARDIFISKIVHKSFVEVNEEGTEAAAATAGIATFCMLMPEENFTADHPFLFFIRHNSSGSILFLGRFSSP, from the exons ATGCTGCACCGCCAGACCCTGGACTGTG TTTTCACCATGGAGCAGCTGAGCTCAGCAAACACCCGCTTCGCCTTGGACCTGTTCCTGGCGTTGAGTGAGAACAATCCGGCTGGAAACATCTTCATCTCTCCCTTCAGCATTTCATCTGCTATGGCCATGGTTTTTCTGGGGACCAGAGGTAACACGGCAGCACAGCTGTCCAAG actTTTCATTTCAACACGGTTGAAGAGGTTCATTCAAGATTCCAGAGTCTGAACGCTGATATCAACAAACGTGGAGCGTCTTATATTCTGAAACTTGCTAATAGATTATATGGAGAGAAAACTTACAATTTCCTTCCT gagttCTTGGCTTCGACTCAGAAAACATATGGTGCTGACCTGGCCAGTGTGGATTTTCAGCATGCCTCTGAAGATGCAAGGAAGACCATAAACCAGTGGGTCAAAGGACAGACAGAAG gGAAAATTCCGGAACTGTTGGCTTCGGGCACGGTTGATAACATGACTAAACTTGTGCTAGTAAATGCCATCTATTTCAAGGGAAACTGGCAGGATAAATTCATGAAAGAAGCCACGACGGACGCACCATTCAGACTGAATAAG aaagacagaaaaactgTGAAAATGATGtatcagaagaaaaaatttgcATATGGCTACATCGAGGACCTTAAGTGCCGTGTGCTGGAACTGCCTTACCAAGGCAAGGAGCTCAGCATGGTCATCCTGCTGCCGGATGACATTGAGGACGAGTCCACGGGCCTGAAGAAG ATTGAGGGACAGTTGACTTTGGAAAAGCTGCATGAGTGGACTAAACCTGAGAATCTCGATTTCATTGAAGTTAATGTCAGCTTGCCCAGGTTCAAACTGGAAGAGAGTTACACCCTCAACTCTGACCTCACCCGCCTAGGTGTGCAGGATCTCTTTAACAGTAGCAAGGCTGATCTGTCTGGCATGTCAGGAGCCAGagatatttttatatcaaaaattGTCCACAAGTCCTTTGTGGAAGTGAATGAAGAGGGAACAGAGGCGGCAGCTGCCACAGCAGGCATCGCCACCTTCTGCATGTTGATGCCTGAGGAAAATTTCACTGCTGACcatccattccttttctttatccGGCACAATTCCTCAGGTAGCATTCTGTTCTTGGGCAGATTTTCTTCCCCTTAG
- the SERPINB1 gene encoding leukocyte elastase inhibitor isoform X2 has product MEQLSSANTRFALDLFLALSENNPAGNIFISPFSISSAMAMVFLGTRGNTAAQLSKTFHFNTVEEVHSRFQSLNADINKRGASYILKLANRLYGEKTYNFLPEFLASTQKTYGADLASVDFQHASEDARKTINQWVKGQTEGKIPELLASGTVDNMTKLVLVNAIYFKGNWQDKFMKEATTDAPFRLNKKDRKTVKMMYQKKKFAYGYIEDLKCRVLELPYQGKELSMVILLPDDIEDESTGLKKIEGQLTLEKLHEWTKPENLDFIEVNVSLPRFKLEESYTLNSDLTRLGVQDLFNSSKADLSGMSGARDIFISKIVHKSFVEVNEEGTEAAAATAGIATFCMLMPEENFTADHPFLFFIRHNSSGSILFLGRFSSP; this is encoded by the exons ATGGAGCAGCTGAGCTCAGCAAACACCCGCTTCGCCTTGGACCTGTTCCTGGCGTTGAGTGAGAACAATCCGGCTGGAAACATCTTCATCTCTCCCTTCAGCATTTCATCTGCTATGGCCATGGTTTTTCTGGGGACCAGAGGTAACACGGCAGCACAGCTGTCCAAG actTTTCATTTCAACACGGTTGAAGAGGTTCATTCAAGATTCCAGAGTCTGAACGCTGATATCAACAAACGTGGAGCGTCTTATATTCTGAAACTTGCTAATAGATTATATGGAGAGAAAACTTACAATTTCCTTCCT gagttCTTGGCTTCGACTCAGAAAACATATGGTGCTGACCTGGCCAGTGTGGATTTTCAGCATGCCTCTGAAGATGCAAGGAAGACCATAAACCAGTGGGTCAAAGGACAGACAGAAG gGAAAATTCCGGAACTGTTGGCTTCGGGCACGGTTGATAACATGACTAAACTTGTGCTAGTAAATGCCATCTATTTCAAGGGAAACTGGCAGGATAAATTCATGAAAGAAGCCACGACGGACGCACCATTCAGACTGAATAAG aaagacagaaaaactgTGAAAATGATGtatcagaagaaaaaatttgcATATGGCTACATCGAGGACCTTAAGTGCCGTGTGCTGGAACTGCCTTACCAAGGCAAGGAGCTCAGCATGGTCATCCTGCTGCCGGATGACATTGAGGACGAGTCCACGGGCCTGAAGAAG ATTGAGGGACAGTTGACTTTGGAAAAGCTGCATGAGTGGACTAAACCTGAGAATCTCGATTTCATTGAAGTTAATGTCAGCTTGCCCAGGTTCAAACTGGAAGAGAGTTACACCCTCAACTCTGACCTCACCCGCCTAGGTGTGCAGGATCTCTTTAACAGTAGCAAGGCTGATCTGTCTGGCATGTCAGGAGCCAGagatatttttatatcaaaaattGTCCACAAGTCCTTTGTGGAAGTGAATGAAGAGGGAACAGAGGCGGCAGCTGCCACAGCAGGCATCGCCACCTTCTGCATGTTGATGCCTGAGGAAAATTTCACTGCTGACcatccattccttttctttatccGGCACAATTCCTCAGGTAGCATTCTGTTCTTGGGCAGATTTTCTTCCCCTTAG